AAATAGAGTGTATCATAAACAATTTTCAGCCACTGAGGCTAGATATATTTGGGTAGAATTTAATTTTGAAAATCTGCAAGAAGATGACTTTTATTGTGAACTAACTTTTAATATATACAACGAAACTCGCCAATTAAAAGGGCAGACCATAGAAATAAAAAAGGTAGAACAAGATGAAGATTTTGTAGAAATAATTTCGGGTTATGGCTCTGATGTAAAAGGTTCGTGGATTCGTGGACATTATACATTAGAAGTTATCTTTATGGACAGACTTATTGCAATTGTTCCATTTGAGGTGGGCAAAAAATTTGTAATTGGAAATACGGTTATCTATCCTCCCTCGTCGTTTTTGACAGGAAGAGCCTATTCGAATCCTGCAAAAGAAAATGAGGAGGATGAAGAAGAAACCTATGAACAAGTAGTAGAAAGATTAAATAATTTAATTGGACTCAAAGACCTCAAAAAAAGAATTCATGATTATACTTCTTATCTTCAATTTACTCAAATACGTCAAGATAAAGGACTTAAAGAAGATAAAAATCTAAATTTACATTTAGTTTTTAAAGGAAATCCAGGAACTGGAAAAACTACAATAGCTCAAATGATGGGAAAAATTTATCATCATTTAGGATTGCTTTCAACAGGAGAATTACACGAAGTAGGAAGAGCTGAACTTATTGGGCAATATATTGGACAAACTGCTCCAAAAGTAAAAGATATTATTGATAGAGCTAGAGGAGGAGTTTTATTTATTGATGAAGCCTATTCGTTAGTTCGCTCAGGAGAAGATAGCAAAGATTACGGACAAGAAGTAATTGAAATTTTGGTAAAAGAAATTTCGGACGGAAAAGGTGATATTGCTATTGTTTTGGCAGGGTATACACAACCTATGGAAACACTTTTAGAATCAAACCCAGGATTGAAATCTCGTTTCCCTGTTCAGTTTGAATTTCCAGATTATACTCCTCATGAACTTTTAGAAATTGCACAACTGACAGAAAAAGAAAGTGATTTGCAGTTTACACCCGAAGCTCTTCATATTTTGAGTAAAAAAATTACAGAAGAATATCGCAAAAGAGATACTACTTTTGGAAATGCTCGTTTTGTCAAAACTACAATTAGAGAAGCAAAAATGAATTTGGGAGTCAGGATTATGAAAATCGAAAATCCTAAAGAACTTTCAAAAACCGAACTTTCAACCGTTCATGTGGCTGATGTAGCGCATCTTACAGCAGGAAAAACAGTTACTCCTCTTTTGCTTTCTATTGATGAGGAAGAATTGCAGCGTTCGATGGCAGAACTTCATGCTTTAGTTGGACTTTCAGAAGTCAAAAAACGTATCAACGAACTTATTGCTTTGGTTCGTTTTTATCAACAAACAGGACGCAATGTATTGAATCAGTTTTCACTGCACATGCTTTTCAAAGGAAATCCAGGGACTGGAAAAACTACCGTAGCTCGTATTTTAGCTACAATTTATAGAGCTTTAGGAATCTTGGAGCGTGGACATTTGGTAGAATGCGACCGTCAGAGTCTTGTTGCTGGTTTTGTAGGACAAACAGCTATTAAAACACAAGAAAAAATCAATAGTGCCATTGGTGGAATTTTGTTTATTGATGAGGCGTATTCTCTTACTTCAGATTCAAAAACTCAAAATGATTTTGGAAAAGAAGCCTTAGAAACCATTTTGAAACAAATGGAGGACAAACGAGGCGAATTTATTGTCATTGCAGCAGGTTATACTCAAAATATGGAGCAGTTTGTAGAAATGAACCCTGGTTTGAAATCTCGTTTTGATAGAACCATTATTTTTAAAGATTTAACAACAGAAGAACTTTTAGAAGTAGCAGAGGGATATTTTGAGAAAGAAAAATTGACTTTGACAGCAGAAACAAAAGAATATCTACAAAATCAAGTGACAGTTCTTCATGCACAGAGAGATAAATATTTTGGAAATGCACGTACTATCCGAACTATTGCTGGGGAAGCTGTCAGACAACAACATTTGCGTATGGCATCGCTTCCTGAAGCTGAAAGAACTGAACAGATAATGCAAACTTTAGAAAAAATTGATTTAGAAAAAGTTAATTTCAATTATGAAGAATTGACAGGAAAACGTAGAATGGGCTTCAAAATGTAATCCTGTCATGATTGATTATGAAGATGATATGTTGGAGTAAAATGTATACCAAAATAAAAGGTATTTCACCCTTTTATATTTACGGATATAGTTTACGAAAAATAAAGTTTTTGGTGCATTTTTCTTACGCTAAAGCGTAAACTACAGGTAAAAGCAATTACTAAAAAGTATTTATTTTGGTATTACCTATCCAAAATTTTATCATCTAATTCTGTTATTTCTTTATTCTTGCTTTTAAAAGTAACATTCAAAATTACTCCCAACAACATAAGACCAATTCCGATAGCAACATAGATATTAAAGACCTCGTGAAAAAATAAAAATCCAAAACCAAGTGCATACACTATGCCTGTATAGCTCACACTTGCAACTTTTGCAGCTTCTTCAACTTGATAGGCTTTTGTCATATATAATTGTGCAATTTGTGTCAAAATTCCTATCAAAAGTAAATATAACCAATCTATTCCCACAGGCATTGTCCATTCATAAAAAATACAATACAAACTAGCGATAGGCAGCGTTACAAGTGGAAAATAAAGAATTACCATAAGAGGATGTTCCGAAGTTTTGAGTTTTCTGATGCAATTATATGCACAACCAGCAAGAAAAGCTGCTGCAATTGCCATCACAAAATAAATTGTATCGACACGCTCATCAAAACCTTTTACCATCGTTACACCAATAAAAGAAATCAAGAAAAATAACCATTGAAGAGGCACTAAACGCTCTCCCAAAATAAGCCACGCAATAATTGCCGTAAAAATTGGAGATAAATAATGTAACGTAATTGCAGAAGCAAGAGGAATATTTTGAATCGTGGTAAAGAATAGAAAAAGAGCCATTCCACCAAAAAGACCTCGCAAAAAAAGAATTTTTTTATTTGTTCCTAATCCTTTTACTTTTTGCATTTTGAGTCCAATTACACAAATTACAAAGGAAACAGAAGAACGAAAAAGTATAATTTCCATTGCAGGAATATGAGGCAACATTTTGACTATCAAATTCATGATAGCAAAACAAAAAATAGCAAAAAGCATATATAAGATACCTTTTGAAATGCCAATTTTTGCAAATAAATCATCAATTTTTGAAGTAGAAACGGAAGAGGAAGGAGTAGAATTTTCCAAAGAATATATTTTTTGTAGATTTTCTGTATAAATTATCCACAAAGGTAAGCAAGCCCAAACGAAGTAAAACAAAAGCTAAACTATAAATAACTAAAATTAAGGTTAGCGAATTCCGAGAAAATCTTCGTGAACATTAAAAATCAAAGAAAATTGATGATTTGAGATAAATGGAAATACTCGTTCTTTATTCTGACGAGTAGAAAAATTATAGCCATAATACAACAGCACATCTCCAAAAACCCCCAAACCTATTTTTGGCGTAATAACAAAAGCATTTTTGGAAAAATCCGTTTGATATTTTGCTTCTAGTGCTAGAGCTAGTAACATAGCATTTACTTCTACTCCTGTTTTTATTCCATAGACATTTCTGGATTGACTCTCATTCAATTGAAAATTAGGAATAACTTCTAAAGCTGTATAATAGGAACGACTAAAATAACCTGTACAACCAAAGTTTCGCATCTGAAAAGCTACACCTGCTTCTGAATAAAAGTCTTTTTGTAATCCTGCACCAATACGAATAGAAATGTAATTTAAAGAAGAGTAATTTCTATTTACTACTCCATACGGTCTATGCCTCTGTAAACTATCTTCTTGTGCAAAAACAGAAGATATGGAAAAGAGCCAAGTAAACAAAAGAGCTATTACAATAAAAGTTTTTTGATGATTCATTTTTATAAAAATAAGGTTAGTTTAAAAAAAACGTTTTTGCTTTTTTAGGGCTAATCTACTGTAAGATAAGTATTTTTGCCGTTGTTGGGGTCCTCATCAACAACAATATTCACATATACCATACTCTACATTTACTGCTCATCGTACAGAGACTATAAAATCAAGCTAAAAGTTATTTCTTTACTTACCTTTGTTCTTTTAAAACTTATTGGAAAAAGACATAGTTACAATCTACACTACCGAAAAACATACCGTTCCACAACAACTAAATTCTCCTATTCGTCTTCAAGAATATGGAGTAGGTATTTTTGCACTCATCCCTACCAAGTCAGCTTTCAAAAAAGCTTTGAAAAAAAATTATATTACAGTCAATAGTAAACCTGCCACGACGGCTACTTTCATAACTGGTGGGGAAACTATTATTTTATCGCTTCCAAAAGAAGAAAAAATAAAAAGAGAATTTATTTTTCCTCTCAAGGTTTTGTTTGAAGATGAATATTTGGCAATCATTCATAAACCTGCTGGTATTTTGGTAAGTGGAAATAGCTTTAAAACGATTGCAAATGCGTTACCTCAAAACTTAAAAAAGAGTAATCTTGATGATGCGACCATTCCACAGCCTGTTCATCGCTTAGATTATGGAACAACAGGAGTTTTGCTTGTTGGAAAAACAGCTAGTAGTATTCGTGCTTTGAACAAACTTTTTGAAGATAAAGAAATTCAAAAAAACTACTATGCTGTTGCGATTGGAAAAATGAAAGAAAAGCAGGGAGTAATAAATACAGAAGTGGATGAAAAAGAATCAAAATCAAACTATCAGGTTATAGAATCTGTAGTTTCTCCAAGGTTTAAATTTCTGAATTTGGTAAAACTAGAACCCAAAACAGGAAGAAGACATCAACTCAGAATTCATCTTTCAAGTATAGGAAATCCAATTTTGGGAGACAAAGAATATGGAATTGAAAATCTAATTCTGAATGGAAAAGGAATTTATCTACATGCTTATTCCTTGGAATTTATCCATCCCTCTACAAAACAAAAGATTTATATAGAAGACAAATTGCCTCCAAAATTTCTAAAACTATTTACTTTATAGAGCATAGTTATTCTTAAAAAAAACTAAATTTCTATTGTGTTTCCATAAAAAGATAAAAGGAGTTGCTTTATTTTACTAATAATCTTTAAAACTTCATTGCTATTTTTTGGTGAGTTTCTGAATTATGTATCTTGCTATGATATATAACTTAAACTAGCCATACACACACATTTTATTTTATCCCTATTTCAAATTTATGAGACATTCTATCTACAAAATTGGAGCTGTTACACTTGGTCTGACTATCGGATTAGGTCTAACATCTTGCAATGAACCTAAGAAATCAACAGCTACCGAAGCAACTGAAGAAGTAGCAACAGATAAAAAACCAACTGATTATTTAGCTATTGATTTGGCTAACTTTGATACAACTGTTCGTCCTCAAGACGACTTTTTTATGTTTGTCAATGGAAACTGGCTGAAAAATAATCCTATTCCTGCTTCTGAAACTCGCTGGACAAGTTTTAGCGAAATATTGGAAAGAAATAGAGAAATTTTGAAGCGTGTTGCTGAAAATGCAGCAAACAATACTTCTGCTTCACCTACTTCTGCTGAAGGACATGTGGCAGCATTCTATAAAAGTGGAATGAACGAAGAAAAACGTGAAGAAATGGGTTTAAAGCCTATGGAAATATACTTAGAAGCAATCAACAAAGCAGCTACTTTAGAAGAGTTTTTGAAAGTTTCGGCAGACCAAAAGTCTGTTGCAGGTGGCTTGTTTAGTATGTATGTAACGGCTGATGAGAAAAATAGCTCTACAAATGCTCTTTATCTTAATCAAGGTGGAACTTCTCTTCCAAAATCATATTATGAAGTTGCAGACCTAAAAGAAAAACTCAATGCTTTTGAAAAGCATGTTGCTAATATGTTTGTTTTGATGGGAGAAAATGAAGAAACGGCAGCAAAAAAAGCGCAACATGTAGTTGCTATCGAAACAGCATTAGCTAAAGTTTCTCGTACACCAGCAGAGCGCAGAGATACAGAAAAGAATTATAATAAAATGACATTTGCAGAACTTCAAAAACTTTCTCCAAATGTAGATTGGAAAGCGCATTTGTCAGATGTTGGAGTTCAAAATATCGAAAGTGTAGAAAATGTTATTTTAGGCACACCTGAATTCTTTACAGGATTGAGTAAAATTTTGAAGAGTAATTCTTTAGATGCTCTTAAAGATTATCAAAAATATCAACTTGCAAGTAGCTTTTCCAATTTCTTAAATAGTGCTTTTGAGAAAGAAGCATTTGATTTTTACAACAAAACAATGCGTGGACAAAATGAAATGCAAGAGCGTTGGAAACTTGTTTTAAACGTAATCGATAGAAGTGTAGGTCATTCGTTAGGTCAGCTTTATGTAAAAGAAGCATTTAGTCCAAAAGCAAAAGAACGTGCTGAAATAATGATAAACGACGTTCGTGCAGGTTTTGAAGACCATATTAAAAGTTTAGAGTGGATGGGAGAAGACACAAAGAAACAAGCTCTTACAAAACTTTCTGCCATCACTACAAAAATTGGCTATCCTGACACATGGAAAACTTATGAAGGTCTTGAGCTTTCAGAAGACAATTATGCTCAAAACTTTATGAATGCAAGCAACTGGTGGCTAAAAGATAATTTAGCAAAAGTAGGTCAGCCTGTAGATAAAGAAGAATGGCACATGACACCTTCAACTGTAAATGCGTATTACAATCCAACAAGCAACGAAATTGTATTTCCTGCTGGAATCCTTCAACCTCCTTTCTTTAGTGAATACGCTGATGATGCTGTCAATTATGGTGGAATTGGTGCAGTTATCGGACACGAAATTTCTCATGGTTTTGACGACCAAGGAAGTCAGTACGATGCAGAAGGAAACATGAATAACTGGTGGACAGACACAGACAAAGAAAAATTCAAAGAGCGTACAACTTCACTCATCAATCAATACAGTGAATATACAGTTTTAGAGGACATTAATGTAAAAGGAGATGCTACTCTAGGTGAAAATATTGCTGATTTGGGGGGAATGGCTGTTGCTTATGATGCACTTCAAAAGGCGTGGGCAAGAGATGGAAAACCAGAAAATGAAAGTGGGTTTACACCAGAACAACGTTTCTTTATAAGTTGGGCGCAAATTTGGCGTGTAAACTTCACAGATGATGAACTTCGTAACCGAATTGAAACAGACTATCACTCTCCAGGAATGTTCCGTGCAAATGGACCTTTGAGTAATTTTGATCCATTCTTTACAGCTTTTGATGTAAAAGAAGGTGACAAAATGCGTAGAGAAAAACAAATCGTTATTTGGTAGAAAATTGTCACATTACTTTCTTAAAATAAGAAAACCGTTTTATTATTTTTTAGATAGTAAAACGGTTTTTTGATGCTTATTTTTTTAAAAATTTAGACAAAAAAATCCCTTCTTTATACAAAAAGGGATTTTTCATCTGTTTCTTTTAAAAGTATAACTGAGTAATTTAAAAATGAGCAGTTGCAAAAAATATTCATTATTAGCTAATGAGACAAACTACTGATTACTCTGTTTTAACTTTCTATTTTTGGTTCTGAAAAAATAAAGTTACTGTTAAAAATTTTTGCTTGTTGTGATTTCCTTCTAAAATCTAAACGTACAAATCAGTTACTTTGAGAACCTGTGTTACTTTTATACTTACTTACTTGACTTATATATTTCAATAGGCTTGCCAATGCCAAAAAACAGTTAGAAATAATTTCATTTTACTAAAAAACAGCTTTTATAGCTTATAAAGGCGTATTTTGTTTTCTGAAAAATAAACACAGAGAAAATATTTTTTCAAAATAGAAAGGTGGTTTTTTCAGAATAGAAAAAAATACAGATTTACCACCCAATTTGTTGTGCATATTTCTTTACTGTTTCCTGTGAAATTTCCTTTTCTTGTTTTATTCTTAAAAGAACTTTAGAATCTAATTGATGAAGGATATAATTTTCGATAATCTGTTCTGATTCTGGATTAGATTCTCCATTAAAAATAATTCCTTTCAACTTGATATTTCTGTTTTTGATGGCTTCTAAGCTCAAAATGGTATGATTGATACTTCCCAAATAAAGATTACACACCAAAATGAGAGGTAAACTTAATTTTTCTATTATATCAATTACATAATCAGCTTTTCCATTTTGTCCATAACTAATTGGAACAAATAATCCTCCTGCACCTTCAACAATAAGATTCTTATCCTGACTTTCTTTTGGTAATTCAAAATCTGAGAGATTAATGTTTATATTATCAATATTGGCAGCTGCATGAGGCGACATAGGAGCTGTAAGACAAAAACGTTCTTTCAAAAAAACACTCTCTGTATTCGAAACTAGATTTTTCACTTGGTCTGTATCTTTTGGTAAACCTGCCTGTATGGGTTTCCAATAATGAGCCTTTAGAGCTTCTACCAAAATTGCACTAACGAATGTTTTTCCACTATCTGTTCCGATGGCAGAAATAAAATATTGATGTTGCATAAAATTTCAAATAGGTTTTAATTTTTGTCTAATTGAATAAGATATTCTAAATATTCATGTCCTCTTTTCTCTGCAAAGAAATCCAAACTTAACATTAAAATTGCCTGAATCGCCAAACCCAATCCTAAACCTTTCAAAAGACTTGTTGTAAAAGTCTGAGTAGAAAAAGTGAAATAAAGGATAATTCCTAAAGTAGCCAATGCTATTTCTACATAACGATAAATAACAAAATTTTTCATTACCACTTCCATACGTGGAATTTCCTGTGTTTTGATACTAGAAGGTTCATTTTTGAAGATATTTTCTACTCGTATAATGTCTTTAGGAGAACGAAAAAAAACGGTTGTTCCAACAACTAACTGAATGAGAGCTACAAAAATAAGAGAAATTGCCATTCCATAAAAAAATGGTTTTTTTACTACAAATATAAAATAAATTGAAATGAGCGTAGCGATAATTCCTACGCCTGTAAAAAATAGACTTTCAAAACGCTCTGCATTAAAATATTCTTGAATAAAAGGATTCATTTTTTTAAAATTTAAGTAGTTAGAAGTTTAGTCATTTGTTGGTGTTTTGGTAACAACACCAACAAAGACAATAATATTAAATAACTTTGACTTGAAGAGAAGAAATTTTTTGAAGTGTTTTTGTTCCAAATGCTGTTACAGGAGTTTGAAATCCTACAGGTAAATCATTTTTTTCTTGCATAGTTTTGATGATAAATAATATAGCCTGAACAGTAAATAAATAAGCTTCTGAACCTATAATTTCAATGTTTGATGTTTTTCCTTGTTCATTTTTAGCTTCTGCAAAAACGATGGTTTTTCCATTTTTGAGTTCTTTTTCTGACGAACCTTCAGGAAGAAAGTTTATCAAATTATTCAAAATAAAATTGCGTAACCAAAGTAACTTTCCTTTCATCATGCTGACAATTGGTGCAGGAAAAGTAGAATACGTTTCGATATTTGGAATAGAAGTAGAAATTCCAGCCGTAAACAAATCTGCTCGCCAAGGATTATAAACAGCTTCGTATTTTTTGTTTTGAGATTCGAAAGTCATTGCTTTGAAAGCAGGTTTGGCTTTCTGAAGGCTTCCATTTTGTCGTATTACCCCTTCTTTGTTGATGTCTTTCAAAACTGTTTTGAGTGTTCCTCTTGAAACTCCTCCAATAGTAGTATAAGCAATTTTGAGATGAGTGGCATCTGGTAAATTTTCTTTAGCAAGATTAGCAGCCAAATCTGTCGGTACAACACCAAAACCTGCTCCTGAAAGCAACAAAATACCCGCTTCTTTAGCTTTTTGTGTATAACTATGTACAAGTTGAAATTCAGGAACTTCACCAGCAATATCCAAATAATGTGTTTTTGTTTCTAAACCTGCTTCTATCAAAGGACGAGCTGTAGCCGAAAAAGGCCCTGCCAAATTAATAATAATATCTATATCCTTTAAATGTTGAATTATTTCAGAAGAAGACTCAAGGGAAAAAAGACGACTTTCTAACTCTAATTTTTGAGCCATTTCTTTGACATTATTTCCTCTTCCTGCTAAGATTGGCTTCAAACCAACTTTTATAGCTTCTTTGGCAAGTAGCTTTCCTACATAACCAGATGCACCATAAATAAGAATTTTGTTCATATTCATAACTTAAGAATTTTTATTTTTTTCTAAAAGAACTTTTAATGCTTTGTTGTGTTCTAAAAAGGCATTTTCCATTTTTTGTAATAACTTTTTGGGAATAAAAAATGAAAAAAGACCTGTGAAATATTCACCATGCAAAAGTTCAGTGGTTTGATTATCTATTTTTCGTAATTTGTAGTAATGTTTTCCTGCCATTAAAAAACTAGCTCCTTGTACGCCTTTCCAAGTGAGTTGATTGTAAGGAACAAAAGCAATTATTTTAGGAGAATAGGTATTACCTAATGGAATAATGTATGTTTTTATGGTTTGTCCTTCTGCTAAATTTCCTTCCAGCTTACCTACTAAAGGATTCCAATTTGGATAGTTTTCTGTATCTACTAAAGCTGTCCAAACTGTTTCTAAAGGCGAGTTTATTGTGATTTTGGTGTGATACTGTTTCATTTTACCAGAATAAGAAAATAATTAGTTACTTTTTTGAGTTCGAAGAGCCAAACCTCTCCAAGTTGCTCCTAACAAATCAGCCGAAGCAATCAAAATCAGCATCTTGCTTTGGTTCATTATAAAAACCAAAGCAAGAGTAGCCAAAAAGAAGAAAATATGACTTGTACCAGTAACCGTAAAAAAAGCCGTTCGTTAGTGGTCAGAAGATTGAAATAATATATTCCTAGTACGTGTGAAAATGCCTAAAATGCTTATCCAAATTTTATTGATAGATTCAAAACCAAATATTCTTACTAAAAAATGAGGAAGTAGTAGGATTGTCTCTACCATTAAAAATAAATGAAAAATTGATAATACAGATTTACTCGTAAATATAATATAGAATTTAAAATTGAGTCAGAAAAAATTATTTTACTCTATACCAATATTGTGTTCTTCCCATTAAAGAAAAACCAATATAACCACGTACTTTGAGTTTATCATTTGATTCTAATTCTACTTGACAACTATATGTTTTGCCATTATTGGGGTCTAATATTTCACCGTCTTCCCATTCTTTATCCGATTCTTTTTTCAAATCCCAAAGAATTTCCATTCCTAGAATTTTTTGATTTTTGCGTTTACCACTACATTCAGTACAAAGGCTATTTTCATCTCTGCCTTCTTGTAATAACTCTACAAGTTTTCCATGAACTTTTCCATTGACTTCATAGATTTCAATAATCGAACTTGGTTTTTGGGTTTCGTCATCGATAGTTTTCCATTTTCCCAAAATAGCTTGGTTTGGATTGTTAGAAGTAAAGCCAAAAACAACAAAACAAAGGATACTAAAAAGCAATATTTTTGATATAAGATTCATCTTAATTAGGTGTTTTGTGTGAATTAAATTAAAAAGGAAGAAATTAAATTTTATAAGAAGATTTTACCAAAGAATAAAAAGCCGTTTCAGGAAGTAATCTTTTTGCAGGTAAAAGTATGTTAGCAGGATAAGCGATTGGATAACGCATTTTATTAGAATTGCTATTGGCAGCCTTAAAAATTGTTTTGGCTACTTCTATCGAATCTGCACCTTTATCGCCTGCATCTTGACTTACTTTTTCACATTTTTCGACAAAATTGTCATACGCATCCGTATAATCTGGCGTACTAAAAGCTCGGCTACGACCATAAAAATCGGTCTTTATTGCACCTGGTTCAATAATTTTGAGTTGAATATTAAACTGTGCAACTTCATATTGAAGCGATTCTGTAAACCCTTCAACTGCCCATTTTGTAGCATGGTAAATGCTATACAATGGAAAAGCAACACGTCCACCCACACTAGCAATCTGAATAATTTTACCTCCATTTTGCTCACGCATCAATTTTATAGCCTCACGAGTAATTCGCATTAATCCAAAAACATTGGTATTAAACTGACTTTCAATAAATTCATCGCTCATCGATTCAAAAACTCCATCTGCACCAAAACCTGCATTATTTACAACGACATCTATTCTACCAAAATCTTTTTTTGCTGAGGCTAAAGCAGTTTCGATAGTTTCATTTTTGGTCACATCTAACTCATAGAGTTTTATGGAAGAGTTTTTTTGTAATTCTGTTTCTCTTGAAGGTGTACGCATTGTTGCTGCTACATTCCATCCTTTTTCGGCAAAATAAAGAGCTGCATCTCTTCCAATTCCTGTTGATGCACCTGTAATTAAAATGGTCTTTTTCATAGTTTTGATGAATTTAAATGA
This is a stretch of genomic DNA from Bernardetia sp. MNP-M8. It encodes these proteins:
- a CDS encoding SDR family oxidoreductase, producing the protein MKKTILITGASTGIGRDAALYFAEKGWNVAATMRTPSRETELQKNSSIKLYELDVTKNETIETALASAKKDFGRIDVVVNNAGFGADGVFESMSDEFIESQFNTNVFGLMRITREAIKLMREQNGGKIIQIASVGGRVAFPLYSIYHATKWAVEGFTESLQYEVAQFNIQLKIIEPGAIKTDFYGRSRAFSTPDYTDAYDNFVEKCEKVSQDAGDKGADSIEVAKTIFKAANSNSNKMRYPIAYPANILLPAKRLLPETAFYSLVKSSYKI